In Amia ocellicauda isolate fAmiCal2 chromosome 16, fAmiCal2.hap1, whole genome shotgun sequence, the following proteins share a genomic window:
- the col6a1 gene encoding collagen alpha-1(VI) chain produces the protein MGFNGFLLSFLYFSSIWAGSLAQHTSTKTSVFRDCPVDLFFVLDTSESVALRVKPPQFYINQITSFTSSFIDQLQDSFYRCDRSLTWNAGALHYSDEVKLIKELTAVPKDKAVLQRSVKGISYIGKGTYTDCAIKRGIEELLIGGSNHRENKYMIVVTDGHPIEGYKEPCGGLQDAANEAKHLGIKVFAVAISPDHLETRLSIIATDQSYRRNFTAADNVKREEQETIRTIIDTIVKDSEQVCCSFECQPQRGPEGPAGDPGTKGESGKTGLPGEKGDAGAMGNQGDIGPVGYQGMKGDKGGRGDKGERGHKGYKGDKGVRGIDGVDGKKGEVGYPGLPGCKGSPGPDGQQGDTGSKGDPGPYGTKGGKGEPGRPGTRGRPGNNGGLGSKGLRGPPGPDGEKGERGDDGEPGLDGPEGEKGGRGENGEAGRPGPRGPRGEPGEAGPQGEPGREGSIGPNGDPGEAGRPGPKGYKGDEGPPGLEGTRGPRGPKGIPGDPGMMGERGDDGLPGNGTQGFPGFQGYPGSRGPPGSNGTKGYPGPKGDDGEPGDPGEDNNIPGSPGAKGAKGYRGPEGSPGQPGPPGPPGVDECELLHIMKMMCSCCECKCGPIDLVFVVDSSESIGGNNFEHSKEFIIKVIDKLGKDERVKFDGVESRVGVVQYSHERTEELVAIGDANIDSIGALKEAIKHLKWIAGGTFTGSALQFSLDNLIKKFREQNRMVLVLTDGRSDVLRDPTKLSVLCGQNVQVVGVGVGDIFHKDPNKEQLEEMVCVNAPKPGISLVRDNFAELLDESFLQNLTARICQEKQCPDYSCPISFEADAEIMLMMDSSNSVGRHNFEIKKKFVKRLAERFLTAKKTPGVNVQVAIGQYSGKNQQILEVPFSQNYTTMEGRIDEIRFINGATDITEALNFVIQEFKRVGRRINKKVLIFSDGRSQGINQSLLVEKVKEAERSGIKVYILAVGTNVNESNLRYLVSRGESYDDAYAHRHLLRAADYPALMRGVFYQSVSRRISLVTEDW, from the exons CTTCTACCGCTGTGACCGGAGCCTGACATGGAACGCTGGGGCCCTGCACTACAGTGACGAGGTGAAACTAATCAAAGAGCTCACCGCTGTGCCCAAGGACAAGGCCGTCCTGCAGAGGAGTGTgaagggcatctcttacattggcaaGGGGACATACACTGACTGTGCCATCAAGAGGGGCATAGAGGAGCTACTTATTGG GGGGTCCAATCATCGGGAGAACAAGTACATGATCGTGGTGACAGACGGCCACCCTATTGAGGGATACAAGGAGCCCTGCGGTGGCCTGCAAGATGCTGCCAATGAAGCCAAACACCTCGGTATCAAAGTATTTGCCGTGGCCATCTCGCCCGATCACTTG GAAACCAGGCTCAGTATCATTGCGACTGACCAAAGCTACAGGCGCAATTTCACAGCTGCAGATAACGTGAAGAGAGAGGAACAGGAAACGATCCGTACCATCATTGATACCATT gtCAAAGATTCGGAACAAGTG TGCTGCTCCTTTGAGTGCCAG CCACAAAGAGGGCCTGAGGGACCAGCTGGGGATCCTGGAACGAAG GGTGAATCAGGAAAGACTGGCCTTCCAGGAGAGAAGGGAGACGCAGGAGCCATG GGAAATCAAGGTGACATCGGACCAGTTGGTTATCAGGGAATGAAG GGAGACAAAGGTGGCCGAGGTGACAAG GGCGAGAGGGGTCACAAAGGTTACAAG GGTGACAAGGGGGTGCGTGGAATCGATGGAGTTGATGGCAAAAAG GGTGAGGTTGGATACCCTGGCCTACCTGGCTGCAAAGGATCTCCAGGACCTGAT GGCCAACAAGGCGATACAGGATCCAAGGGAGATCCAGGGCCCTATGGAACCAAGGGAGGAAAG GGTGAGCCCGGGAGACCTGGGACAAGAGGAAGACCTGGAAACAATGGTGGCCTCGGAAGCAAG GGGCTGAGAGGGCCACCAGGACCGGACGGAGAGAAAGGAGAAAGAGGGGACGAT GGCGAACCTGGCCTTGATGGACCCGAGGGAGAGAAG GGTGGCAGAGGGGAGAACGGAGAAGCAGGACGTCCAGGCCCCAGAGGACCTCGCGGGGAACCT GGAGAAGCAGGACCGCAAGGGGAACCCGGACGAGAGGGATCAATTGGACCGAATGGAGATCCG GGTGAGGCTGGCCGTCCTGGACCAAAAGGGTACAAAGGAGACGAGGGACCCCCAGGACTTGAG GGCACAAGAGGACCAAGAGGACCAAAAGGTATACCTGGAGACCCAGGGATgatgggagagaga GGAGATGATGGTCTCCCAGGTAATGGGACACAAGGATTCCCTGGCTTCCAG GGCTACCCAGGCTCAAGAGGACCCCCAGGCAGTAAT GGCACGAAGGGCTACCCTGGGCCAAAAGGAGATGATGGAGAGCCAGGAGACCCTGGAGAAGAT AACAATATTCCTGGCAGTCCTGGCGCAAAGGGAGCTAAGGGCTACAGAGGGCCTGAAGGATCTCCT ggACAACCCGGACCTCCCGGCCCTCCAGGCGTAGAT GAGTGTGAATTGCTGCATATCATGAAGATGATGTGTT CTTGTTGTG AATGCAAGTGTGGCCCCATTGACCTTGTATTTGTAGTAGACAGCTCAGAGAGTATCGGCGGTAACAATTTCGAACATTCAAAAGAATTCATTATCAAAGTCATTGACAAGCTGGGCAAAGATGAGCGGGTCAAG TTTGATGGCGTTGAGTCTCGTGTGGGAGTTGTTCAATACAGTCACGAACGTACTGAGGAGCTTGTGGCCATTGGGGACGCTAACATTGATTCCATTGGCGCACTCAAAGA agCCATCAAACACCTGAAGTGGATAGCTGGAGGCACCTTCACTGGGTCTGCACTTCAGTTCTCCCTGGACAACCTGATCAAGAAATTCAGGGAACAGAACCGCATGGTGCTGGTTCTGACTGATGGACGCTCCGATGTCCTGCGAGATCCCACcaagctctctgtgctgtgtggtcaGAACGTCCAG GTGGTGGGAGTTGGCGTAGGTGATATCTTCCATAAAGACCCAAATAAGGAGCAGCTTGAGGAGATGGTTTGTGTTAATGCTCCAAAGCCAGGAATCAGTCTGGTTAGAGATAACTTTGCAGAGCTTCTTGATGAGTCCTTCCTGCAGAATTTAACAGCCCGCATCTGTCAag AAAAGCAGTGCCCAGACTATTCATGTCCAA TTTCCTTCGAAGCTGATGCTGAGATCATGCTCATGATGGACAGCTCCAACAGCGTGGGAAGGCACAATTTCGAGATCAAGAAGAAGTTTGTGAAGCGCCTGGCAGAGCGCTTCCTCACGGCCAAGAAGACCCCCGGGGTCAACGTGCAGGTGGCCATAGGGCAGTACAGTGGCAAGAACCAGCAGATCCTAGAGGTGCCCTTCTCACAAAACTACACCACTATGGAAGGCAGGATCGACGAAATTCGCTTCATCAACGGTGCCACGGACATAACCGAGGCCCTCAACTTCGTGATCCAGGAGTTCAAGAGGGTCGGAAGGAGAATCAACAAGAAGGTGTTGATCTTTTCGGACGGGCGATCGCAGGGCATTAACCAGAGCCTTTTAGTGGAGAAAGTCAAGGAAGCAGAGAGGAGCGGTATCAAAGTTTACATCTTGGCGGTCGGCACCAATGTCAATGAGTCAAACTTGCGCTACTTGGTCAGCCGGGGTGAAAGCTACGACGATGCTTATGCCCATCGTCACCTCCTCAGGGCGGCCGACTACCCTGCTCTGATGAGGGGGGTCTTTTATCAGTCTGTGTCTAGGAGAATTTCACTTGTGACAGAGGATTGGTAG